The DNA sequence TGGCCGACCGGCTGAGTGTGGCCACGGCAACCGTGGCCAAGCTCAACCTGCCCGAACCTGACGCGTGGATAGGCCGCACGCGCGGCTGGAGAGCCGACACCATAGACGAATGGAACGCCAACCGCCC is a window from the Bifidobacterium sp. ESL0745 genome containing:
- a CDS encoding XRE family transcriptional regulator, producing MAERYLSLTEVADRLSVATATVAKLNLPEPDAWIGRTRGWRADTIDEWNANRPGHGGRPRKRD